GTGttctcttaaagcagccatattatgctcattttcaggttcataattgtattttaaggttgtaccagaataggtttacatggtttaattttcaaaaaacaccatatttttgttgtactgcaccgctctctctcactgctgcagatcctcttttcacctggtctctgttttagctacagagtgagacctcttttcttcttcttcttctgtactatctttgattgcactgcacatgcgcagtagctcagatgtagatcatgtcagctagctagctccatagacagtaaaagaaaggctatttctacaacttgggtcagttacaaggcaggattagctgggagacttctaaatgagggcgcacatggaagtagttcttttgtagattatggtgaacttgtgtgtgttgtagcagtgctttgctattgagaacgaggtagcatgctagcgttagcatgctagcgttagcattagcgttagcatgctaatgctacgagctaatggttgcggttagcctgcttgtttcggcttgtgacgtcacaagccgtgccgtttttgaacagctcacccagagactgaaggcaggacacattcagaaactgtatctcactctaaacagcatggatggatttttttcaaagtttgtatgtgtgtggaagcaccagagacacaaaagaacaccccaaatcccagaaaaagtgattttttcataatatgggcactttaatacatccatgatgaAATCCAGCAGATTTTCCggtggcaacagagcaatcccggaagtggaacgtcaaggttATAGACGTATGCACTAAACGTTGTGCAAAAACGGCAGCTTTCTTTTTgcttatatatgtgtgtttgtggcttTTACCTTTTACATTTATCTaagttcatttttaattaatagtaattttACCTTTACTTAAGTCAATATTAGTACTCTTTCCATCTCTGCATTTtagtacagtatattaaatAGCAAACCGTGCCAAACAGCTCTTGAGTAAACTGAAATTTAGACCCTTATATTGTCAGGTATTGTCTTCCCTGCTATTCACAAACAGACAAGTTGTTGCCTCCCTGCAGACAAACTAAGTGTGAACATGGCTTGCCacattgttttctattttttttattagaattaAATTTTTTTGAAGTAGTGATCAAAGCAGATTTCCAGAAGAGCTTCCCACTGTTACCGTCAACATCCCCAGTCACAGTTCTCTGCAGGAAAGCCtgggtgtgtttatgttgttgaGTTAGCGGTAAACCTCTTGATCTCTCAGCTTTGCAAGCCTCTTTTCCTCTATGCCACAAtacttcaacaacaaaaatcaacaaatatgAAAGCTACTGAACAAGACTGcagtaacttttgtgattgaaTGTGTGATCATATATAAAACAATCAATAACCTGTTATCTAACCATGTATGTGTCCTGATGTAGTTCAGACCATGATACTGTCATATTGTTAGGGCTTTGCAGATCTCTATTTCTTgattagggttaggtttggttTTGTGTTGGTTCCTTTGTTTGAGCATTTTTGATAGGGCCCTCGGGGATTGCTTTTCCTCCCTCAGTACTGTAGATTGCTGCTGTGGCTTACTAACTGTGTACCCACACTCAAAAACTCTTAAATATCAGGTTCTCGGTCGGTGCTTATTGATTAGGATaaacatagtctatatccacaacattccacttcttgggattgctctgttgccgactgaaattccgccggatttcactcttttcggccagatgttcGTTACCTTccgctgtctttgtgttggaattttaaactctggttgatttatgaggactatggtaacTGCTCCTCAGGTCTCGAGACAGCtagttagactatctgtccaatctgagttttctgttgcacgactaaaacaacctttaaacgtacacgttccaccaaaacaagttccttcccgaggctatttttcagtggcaccgtggctctgtccggtgcttagcgctgcccatgatgattgtgattggtttaaagaaatgccaataaaccagagcacgtttctctcccatcccggaatgcagtgtggactagccagaccctcctccgcagtgctgtggaggaaggtctgtcaaaGCGAGACTAGGATAAACAGAGCTTGTTGAGTGATGGCAGCACCTTATCTAATAGTCTGATTTTATGTAAATTAAGTTTTACAAGTTCAATTCTGTGTTCAACAATGTTTCTCTAATATAAGATAAAACAGAGAGAACGTCAATCTTCATATTCAATCAATTAACCAATAAATCATCAGTCAATAGATAAATGAATACAATTCTTAAAGGGGTTCTTCCTTCATACTGAAAGCAAAGCAGAGCCCAGGAATGATCTGTAAGAATTTAAGTCAAGTCAGTAAATTTGATTATTTCTAATTAATACAATAGCACttgattttctgtctgttcATTTACAGATGAGTCATTTATCGTCTTATATAAGACATTAAAAAGGATTTGTTTCTTACCTCTCTGAATTGAAGTTAAATCACAGCTCTGTTATTTAACAGCTAAGTTatcaaaggcacacacacacacacacacacacacacacatacacacacacacacacacacacacacacacacacacacttgataaaaaaaaaaaagaagctaaatATGAAGGAATCTGCATGAGGTTACATAGCCTCTTCTTGTCTATATTAAAGCCCAAAAGAACCTCATCCTTGCCTATTCTCCAAAAGGACCCCCTGTCTGGAGTAAAGACCAGCGTCTCTCTATTCATCTCCGCAGCTAATCGGGAATAAGAATGTTCCTATTAGGAAAGTATTTCCTGCTCAAGCAAAACAGTGGCCTTTGTTTCTAGAGTACCTCTGAGGGTGGAGGAGAATGTTCCAATCTCATGAGGAAGTAGGGGATTATTATGAGAGGTCATTCTCCTGTGTCCGAGTGGTGTATTTGTGGCTTGTAGTCCAGTATGTGTGGCTATATGATGTCATATAAAACATCTAATCTttaaaacatgttaacatttttgaagaaaaataaaaaagaatcctGATATCACATTTTCAATAAACATCAACATCAATATACTTTAAAGCCCTTTATTTTGACCAGGTTCTTGACTAGAAAGATATTACATGATCAAGAAATGATGGAAAGAGAAAACGTGGTTACACCGAGCTTTAAGTTAATCTTCTACAGTACGTGAGACAAGGCACAGTCTGAAATTTTAGTCGTACAAAACTTGGTCTCCTCTCCACAAAAGGAATAAAAATACCACGCTGATAGTTAAACAAATACAACCAGTTTGTGATCATAATGAATGTCAGTATGAGGTTGATCCAGAGTGTTAACTTTCATTGTAGTTGTTTGAATATGTTTATAATGCTACACATGAGCTAAAATCCTCTGTTTGGGAGCAAAAtagtttttaagttttaagttttTATGATGATGTGCCCTTTAttttgaagattatatataggAAAATGTCCATTATTCCATGGTTCTTTATTCTTCTGTCATGTCAAGTTGGATCATGTTCAGTGAAATCATCATAACTTACAATATTCAGCATAACAAGCTCAGCTGGAGTCTTTAAGAGATGATTAAATAGGAAGACACGATTGGGAAAAGAAAACGGACGTGATaatatgcacatacagtacGAGAATGTGGTCACATATGCACTGAAACTGTACACATCAatacacagataaacacacacacacacacacatgcacacacacatactcacacattcacacacagaagCAGTCTTTAGAGATCTGGTGTCATATTTTTGTCTTGACTTTAGAGTGAGTCAACACCGTGCTGAGTGCTGAACTCTTGGAAATCCTCTGGGATGGTGTCTGTGGAAGTGAGAAGTCAGGTATCATAAGACAAGCTCAGAATCTAAAAGCCAAGCGAGCCCAAACTAATTCTATTCACAGCTGAAGTCTTGTTTATGTAacaacaagaaaataaaatctaaGTAGTATTGCTGTCCCACTTTTCAAACACACGTTATGCGAAGAtatgtaataaaaacaaaagagaaaagtGTTACTTAGCATGCCATTACAGCAAttcaaaatggaaaaaataataataaatgtgcgGTTTTGATTAAGCGTTCCTTCCTTACCATTGCAGCGGTATTTCAAATTGGACCAGATGATGTTTTCTTGAGAGAAACAGAACACACCGAGTCGTCCTCCTCTCATTGTCGTGTCAATAGTTACACCAGAGTCTGCCACCAGCTCAGTTCCTTCATAAAACCGTGCCCTAAACAAACCAGAAGAAACAATCTATGTTGTTTGTTCCACTCTTGACactttgggaaatacgcttattcactttcttgcaaaGAGTAAGattagaagattgataccactcctAGTTTAGAGAGTGGTATTCATCTTCTCATCTCACTGTCAGCAGGAAGACGAATaggtgtatttcccaaaaatgtTGAACCATTCCTTTTTATAATGGAGAAACAAATCAATATGTAGACGAATTTCTAAAAGTCATTTTGTCGTACCTGATGTATCCAACTTGTGGACGGTGCTGCAGGTACCAACGGTAGGACACCTTGTCCTTCCAGCCTACATTTCTCGGGTCCTTCCACAGCAGACGCACCTGGTCGTTGGTGTCTCCCGTGTGCCACAGCGAGTTTCTCAAGTGCTCCCCGGGGCCTGTTCTAGACTTCACAGCCTGATGAACAGTGACAGATAACAGAGAGAAGTGAAAGGCAGAAATGTGGAAATATGTCCAAGGATAAAAATAAGATCAATCTGCTACTGGCTATTTATGACATGACTAGTGCTTTCACCTTAAGCTGGATGCCAGGCTCGGCCACAGCTCTGAAGGGTGTTGCCTGCCAGTAGGTCTGCTCAGTCTGCTTCCACATCACCACGTAGAAGGAGGACGAATCCTGGTAGCCAAAGATGAAGCCAGCGTAGTCATCGTCAGTCACTGTATTCACGTGAAATGTGCCCTCAAAGTCCACTCCACTGAAAGCAGTGTAACCTGACAACAGAAAGTGTAATCAATAAATTATTTATGTTCAGACTGAGTTTTAGTGACTGATATGTAACTCAGAGAAAATATTTCTTACCAACAGCAAGTCCTGGGTCACTATTCATGGTCTGAACAATTTCCATTCCCTGTgcgagaaagagagaatgaggAACTTTGCACTTTGATGCCCTCATAAGCTGATGAAGTGCAACTTAAATTATTAGGTCTATTGCAATTTGTTTTGCATTCACTGTACATTTAGATTTGACCACTAGATTAAACATGCAATAAACTgattagcaaacagttgcttatttgcacatccagcagttacggaGCAACATTAACATTCATTTGGACTCTTTTAGTTTAGTGTTTTTTGGtgtcctgagggaaatatctgtctcttttgctgctaaatgctccaatatgttcaccagctagttgcaaactgtgtctgtctgctgtttggtgctgagcagatAGTGTCCAGTGGGTTTTTAGCAGAGGGCCTTCTCTGCTGGCCAAGAgattgtcagaatcagaaaattatatatatttttctaaaatatatatatttattaatttcatatgTATTTTACAAAGTCCGTTCCCATGTGTCTATTACCGTAATTTCATTGCTATTCTCTCCCTTGGTTGTGCTGCTTCCCGTGCATCTCATAAATCAGAGCTTTTATCCAATCAGATTCCCCCCCTGTGCTGCCTCCGGGTGAAAAATCTGCTCTGAGGCCTTCAGAATTTCGAGTGAATCCCTCTGCTCTTCAAGCAAACAGGGACAATGTTGTTGATTGTCATATTCTTTAGCCAATCAAATTTCCAGTTTGCCCTGTTGGGCGTATTCTTTGACAGGCCAGAGCCTTCCAGCTGGCAAAATTACGAATCCAACTATGGCCTCGCCAAGACCCATTGgcatggccatagtgggattcgtaatatcgcagCCCACCACTGGTTTTTAGAGCTTTCTTTGCTGAAAACAAATGCTATGAGAGCGGTGGGAGGGAACCAAAACAGTATTGTTGAGGTCTGGAAAGCTAAACAATAAGCTGAAACTATAAAGATCCACGGAGCTGCGTATTCATGTGACGCCCCTAACATGTTGTCATTTGATCCgttgttattataaaaatattgattatggctgctttaacttGTAGCCACTGTagcctagcctgacaagccagacccacatcaagatgttgtgtctgggaactcaccattggcagggctcaatccgaggggtgggataaacggttgtctgtcaaattccctctgcactcatagccaaccagagcaacactTGATAGATttaacttttgccgtatccggtcggcaaaactccgaacacagcttccttttttaagaatgaaaagtgcttaactccaagtcttccagagtcgcggccaaaacCGATTTGAAAGACCGCTGTTTGCCAGCAGcaacagccatcttctttgttttcaagtagcaaggaaccgtcgcaactctgccgtccttatgttaagcccgcccaccgactctatacatgatgtgattggcctgaccagaatttggtttttccagctcgcaagccaacggagagttgctagactgaccctggctgcaaattacgtacatttgctgctgctaaggtgcgtctagatttctaggctaactgTAGCCTACATGAAGAGGAAAGTTTCAGCACTCAGTAATCTCACCTGGTTCAAAACAACCCAGTTGGGGTCAATCTGGGCGTCGCCCTCAGGGTCCAGCACCACCGTCTGATAGGCCCTGAAGTCAGTCAAGGTAACCTCAGCATTCTCAGGACAGTTGTCAATCCTGTCAATCACTTTGTCCTGGTCAAAGTCAGACTCACACACGTCTCCAACTCCATCATCTGAGGGACAACAGAGCCGATTAAATTAAGAATAACAGCAAATTATTGTTTCATGATCAAGGTACAGCTGCAGACACTTGTTAACAGTTTTTGATTACACACACTAGCAAAGATTGTGTTGCATCAATTATGCAGTGATCAGCTCCTTTCAATCCTTTTAAAACCAATGTGTTTCCTGCCTTGTCACAATAATTAGGTTTTAGAATGGCtttaacaaaaaatgtcaaaaaggacTGCAGAGCTGCAAGGCCTGAATACAAAACATTGCAAATATGCTGctggagtttaaaaaaagtcctTTCTTTAAGTGGCTATTCACATTTTAGCAAAAGAACAAGGTTGTATTTGTTTAAGATGGATTGTATTGAAGTTCACCTAGTCTGCACCCTGCTGTGCGAGTGTGCTTTCAGAATTAGTaatgctgttttattattttatgtgctTAAAAGTGATATGCTGTGTAGTTACTCTAGcacaaggttttttttaaagagactgTGGGCCTCCCCTCAAACAAAGCttggaaaaacacacatttaggcTATTCTATGTGATCTTCTTTTGATAACTAATGTAATAACTAATGTAGGCCTAATCATTTTTCAATTTCATTCACTGAGCCTCCCCTGAAACAGTTTGCAGCTGCCCTGGGGAGGCCTGCCTTCCATTTTGAAAACCTCTCCTCTAGCACAGTCAATGGTGTTTGTGTCTTGCAGTGTGTGGTTCTGAATCtgtttaatgcattttttttctcaggatACACTATTAAGACTGTGAATGTGCTACAGCTATACAGCTACAACATCAAAAAGGTCCCAGACTTGGTGGTTCTTGGCATAAAAGCTTCATTCTGTGCTATTGATGCTTGTGGGCATCTTGATTACGTAATGTTTAAACTCCAAAGCAGGTGAATgcactttttgtgtttttgtatattCCAAAGTGTTGGCTCCACTTTACATCACTTAAATCCCTGACTGCCAACAAAAACTGCTTTGCCCCTCTTGATTTAAATTGACACTCCACTCCAATTGACTCCAGAGCCCTTCTTTTTAGGGCACAAGTCACAAATGGGTGCAGGCTTTTACCCAAACACAATTTCTACTTAATGTGCTCagggttgtttttgtttgatcTGCCTGGGTGTGCAAACTGGAGCCCATAATTGCATGTAAAGGTTAGTCAGGAACAGTTCAGGGAGAATATGGATGTGGAGATGAAATTACAGTATGaacttttaaagattattttttggggcttttccaccttttatTGATATGACAGCTAGATGAGAAacggggaaagacatgcaggaaatcagcACAGGCCGGACTCGAACCCtagacctctgcatcgaggaataaacctctacatatatgtgcgcctgctctaccaactgggccaacccggccaccacaGTATGAACTTATATCTCTGATCACCACGTTGGTTTTCAGCCAAAGATATCAACAATTGTATctgaacatttctgtaaactgcTATAGCTATATATTTAAGACTAGCACTCACTATTGTCGTCAATCTGGTCAGGGTTTGGTACCAGCCGACAGTTGTCTGGTCCCGGTGGTATGGTGTCAGGGATCCCATCATTGTCGTCGTCATCGTCACACTCGTCACCTAGCCCGTCTTTGTCCGTGTCCAGCTGGGAGCTATTTATCACGAACGGGCAATTATCCTTGGTATCTTGGTGACCGTCGCCATCACTGCGGAGGAAGTGACACAATCACATGAATAAAAGCTGTAGTACTAGCAGTAGTGGAACAAAAACTAAGATATCCACAAGAGCCCAACATAGAGACTGTGACAATATTATTACCTGTCTTGATTTGTGTCACAGGAGTCTCCAACCAGGTCATTGTCAATATCAGACTGAAACAAGAGCAGAGAGTTGACGAAAAGCACAGAAgcactcagatcctttactttaattaaagtaccaatacaacaatgtaaaaatactccattacaagtacaATATTCTGCATTTAAAGTAGTatcagcatatatatatatatatataagtttaAAAAATAGAACTCGTTCCACAGTAAAATGGCCCCTGTGACTTGTAAATTTGTATATATGACACTATTTGATTGTTAATACtgaaccactggtttaatctttaacaatgGGTTGTATTTTGTAAGcttatatctttatgtaaaatcttaatctcaaaagtaatttagtagctgtcagataaatgtggtggagtaaaaagtacaatatttccctctgaaatgtagggGAACAGGAGTATAAGTTAGCATAAAAtggtaaagtacaagtaccccaaaattgtacagtactggagtaaatgtactcagttactttccaccacagctatccatccatccatctggcTCTGACTGACCTGGTTTGGGTTTGGGATGTCGGGGCAGCTGTCGCAGGCGTCTCCAACTCCGTCTCCATCCCGgtccagctggtctctgttttggACACGCTGGCAGTTGTCCAGAAAGTTCTTCAGGCCTGCTCACCATTCAACAAGAGGAGACGGTTAGTGTTATTTAGCAGTCAGTCTGACTCCTTCTCAGCAGTGAATATAGATTATTGTCATGTATGATATATTCAGAGGCGGCAGGTACAGCCAGAGAATATTTACTGTCGTAGAATAAATACTGTTTTCATCGTCACTTATTCTGGACTTTAGTTCTTACAAAAGATATAAGTACATTTTTATGACTACAAAGTCTATTTTCAagttagagctgcaacaattaggCGATCAACACAATATTATCCTGCAACAATTTTGAGGATTAATCGCAATCATTTTACCaccaaaaatgccccaaaaaagtatttagttccagcttcttaatTGTGGGGATTTGCTGCATTTCTTTCTCTTACGTgatagtaaattgaatatctttgggctTTTGGACAAatgtttggacaaaacaagctatttgAAGGCATCACCTTGGGCTCTTGAAATTCTTTCAATATGTTTCTGTTATTTCATCGACCAGTTGATTTACGGTGAAAATAATCAGCAAATTgtttataatgaaaataatcgttaacTGCAGCCCTATTACAAAACAAGCCATGTTAATGCCCAGTGAAATCATTATTATATTGTTGCCAAAATGCAATGGTGATTACATGGATACAATCATGGGatgtttacttacttactatttTAATTGAGTTTTGCTCTCTAAATTCAATCAAAGTGATTACAGTAAGCAAGAtactttctgtcattttcttgACAAACACTCTTACACTGAGTGGAGTCAATCAGGGAATTTTCATTTGATTAATGAATGCTTAGAAACATTGAGACATTACATCTATTCTTCCATTTGAAAATTGAATAATCAATTAGCATGTTATTTGGCATTTCACCACTAGGTTGcactgttgcatttcctatgcCCGTGAACACTAGTTTGTGTTCAGATGCTATTTTTTATTCATCGCAAGGAGGCAGCAGCAGCCCCACAAATGCATAAAGGTCAAGCAGAAGCGATAGAGGAAAAACTATTTCTCTCCTGTGGGGTTTTTTGAGGTGTAATCATGCTGGTGAATGATCAAAGCTTGTGTTCGCTCAGGGGTCAGACTGCTTTTGGCCTTgacttatttcttttttttgcaatgCTATTTCTTATGCCTCAGCTGGCTTATAAAAGCAGCCATACTACTACACAGTGATATATTTCTACAACATGATTTAGAGAGATGTGTGTACTGTGAAATCTGTCTGTAATTTAATGTAAAAGAAGGATGGAAATGGAAAGAAGAGAACAGAGTAATACATCCTAGCAGTGAGAGCCTTCACTGCTGGTTATATAAGCACGAGCGTCAGTGTTGGTGATGATATTTATCTCCATACCATCTCCATCCATGTCGTCATCACAGGCGTCCCCTTTGCCGTCACTGTCGGTGTCCCTCTGGTCAGGGTTCTCCACAATGCGACAGTTATCACAGGCGTCACCGTGGCTGTCCTTATCACTGTTCCTCTGGTCCACGTTGGCCTTCAACCAGCAGTTGtcctgagacagacagagaacacAAAGGTCTCATTCACAGCAGCTGTATTTCTGCGAGTGTATTTGTTTTCAATGAACAAACTTGCGTGTATTGGCTTTTGTATGGGTtaaaagatatacagtataaggtGTTAATTAGTGAACTTTAGATGTGCTGGTAgccagattttgttacctttggactgAGCCAGACAAGctgttttcctctgtttccagtttttatgctaagctaagttaaccAGCTGTTGGCTGTAGCATTATATTTGAAGGACAGATATTTGAGTGGTAGCGATCCTATTATATAAGTtttagcaagaaagcaaatttcccaaaatgtccaacTATTAATTTAAGCCAAGCAAAATTGCCcacaattctctgattccagctttttAATTGTGTTCTTaatgtgctgcttttctttgtcttaaaTGATTGTAAATTAAACATCTTTGATTTTTAGACTggtggttggacaaaacaagcattttaaagACACCACCTGGGGCTTAAGAAAAATGTGATGTGcatgtttcactattttctgaccttttttagactaatcgattcatctagAAATTACATCTATCTAGaaaaacagattaatcgataatgaaacaAATCACCAGTTGCGGCcgttgtgtgtttgcatgtattTGATAAAACATTTCCACCAACCTGCTCGTTTGGTATACCGTCACCATCTGCATCGTCATCACAGGCGTCTCCATGACCATCCCTGTCGGCATCCTCTTGACCGGAGTTAGGAACGAAGATGCAGTTATCCTGTGAAGAGATGTTAAGAGATGTGGAGTTTAAAAAAAGCCGGACTATCACAGCAAAGTTTCATCTGCTGACAATTAAATTTGCACTTTAGTTACCTTTCTACAGTTCAAATCTTTGCATTTGAGTTTGTCATCTGGGTATCCGTCAATGTCGGTATCCTTCCCACACAAGTATCCGTTACCAGCCCAGCCAATTCCACACTGACAAGGCAAAGGAAACTCAGACAGCGTGTATATGGAGTTGTGCTTATGtgcagtttgtgtgtgcaggttgtaagtgtgtgtgtgaaaaacgTCTGAAATCCTACCTGACAATGGATTGACCCATCCCTCTCTGCTATACACTGGGCATTGATATCGCAGGGGTTGGTCAGGCTGTTGCCGCAGCTCATCTCTGGCTTACAGCCCTTCACCTGATCTCCTGTGAAACCTGACTTACAGCTGCCGCAGTGGTAAGAGCCCTGTGCAGGAATAAGGACATCTAGTTTTGTTGGACAGCCACACAAATGAATTAACTGTCCTACATGAGCCATGTGTGTAGTGTTCAGATAATATTCTACAGTGGTCTTACCACAGAGTTGTGACAGACTGAGTTTGCCGTGCAGCCTCCATTGTTGGGTCCTTTGCATTCGTCAATGTCGTCACAGACCTGAATTAATGAATGGAAGATGTGAAATGATCCAAAGTTTTGTTTTTAGGACAATTTACCTTTAAtcgtttttttctgattttaaagTTCCAATAATTATTACTGTATAAGTACTCAATGAAGAGCAGTGgaaagtacttaagtacattcaTTTTAAGTAGTGTTCTtttgtacaattttgaggtacttttactttgcttcacatacatatatatcatctactctactacatttcagagggttattgtttattatctgTTGATATAATATGAAGCTTTTTTAGGTTCTTCTTTGATGTCAGTTTTCATCATCAGATGGAACACACAATGGATCCCAAAACTACAATTCTTGTCCCCagtattttattataatttgACATACACTAAGTATTTTATAGTGACAGCTATACATTTGTCCTTGCATAGGTGACCAGTTACTATTTTATGAATATCCCATATGTGTACTAAATTATTACACCATTATTTGAGTGATGTAATCTAAAGCATTACCTTGTATTATCTTGTTACACAACTACATGGAAAATCCTTTTTATAATAAAGTTTTATCTTATTTGATCTATACTGTAATTTACACGTGTCCCTTTTTTATTATAGTCTATAGCCATTCTTTTACCTGTTTGTTGGTCTGGGCGAACAAAATGCCCACACCCTCCACTGCCAGGCCGGAGTAGCCCAGCGGACAAGCGTCACAGCGGAAACCCGGGGCAGTGTTTACACACTTCACTCCAGGGAAACAGGGGTTAAACTGGCACTgcagggaaggaaggaagacacAAGCTCTGTTGAagctaaaaaaatatatatggttCTCACAGGGCTTCTCCCCAAAAGCTTTTAGGTTGGATGACACTTTTACTCATGCAAAAAAGAGAATGCTGACGGGGTCAGTCCTTATAAAAAAAAGGGGTCAGTACAAACAcgagaagacacacacacacacgcacgcacgcacgcacacacacacacacacacacacacacacacacacacacacacacacacacacacacacacacacacacacacacacacccttgtaCTTCCGTGTTCCATGCTAATTA
The Sander lucioperca isolate FBNREF2018 chromosome 14, SLUC_FBN_1.2, whole genome shotgun sequence genome window above contains:
- the thbs4b gene encoding thrombospondin-4-B, producing MGVWAALILASQLLLKLSLHVKAQALVYDLLTSPDCLPDLLQGGLAEQGVNEAFILTSFKLQPNTGTSVFTLYNPRDNSKYFEFTVMGKLNRAVLRYLRSDKRMSSVTFNNLVLADGQQHRLLFHLKGMQQQGPGGVELHLDCRLVETIRDLPAAFQGLPAGYGLVELKTMQAREQESLDELKLVVGDTFENVASLQDCHLQQRDSVQTLGVNTKQLSNQMLELTKVINELKDVLIQQVKETSFLRNTISECQACGLGGTEVVKPKCAPGVCFRDDMCIETADGVECGPCPDGYTGDGFNCDDVNECQFNPCFPGVKCVNTAPGFRCDACPLGYSGLAVEGVGILFAQTNKQVCDDIDECKGPNNGGCTANSVCHNSVGSYHCGSCKSGFTGDQVKGCKPEMSCGNSLTNPCDINAQCIAERDGSIHCQCGIGWAGNGYLCGKDTDIDGYPDDKLKCKDLNCRKDNCIFVPNSGQEDADRDGHGDACDDDADGDGIPNEQDNCWLKANVDQRNSDKDSHGDACDNCRIVENPDQRDTDSDGKGDACDDDMDGDGLKNFLDNCQRVQNRDQLDRDGDGVGDACDSCPDIPNPNQSDIDNDLVGDSCDTNQDSDGDGHQDTKDNCPFVINSSQLDTDKDGLGDECDDDDDNDGIPDTIPPGPDNCRLVPNPDQIDDNNDGVGDVCESDFDQDKVIDRIDNCPENAEVTLTDFRAYQTVVLDPEGDAQIDPNWVVLNQGMEIVQTMNSDPGLAVGYTAFSGVDFEGTFHVNTVTDDDYAGFIFGYQDSSSFYVVMWKQTEQTYWQATPFRAVAEPGIQLKAVKSRTGPGEHLRNSLWHTGDTNDQVRLLWKDPRNVGWKDKVSYRWYLQHRPQVGYIRARFYEGTELVADSGVTIDTTMRGGRLGVFCFSQENIIWSNLKYRCNDTIPEDFQEFSTQHGVDSL